One part of the Sorangiineae bacterium MSr11954 genome encodes these proteins:
- a CDS encoding SDR family NAD(P)-dependent oxidoreductase codes for MSDPNRKDILRRIRAGELSAEEGFALLGAPGEGGTATASLALAVQAWLCGIVAAEARVPIDRVSPAQPLEKYGIDSVMVVNLNRVLEEHYGRVSKTLLFEHATIATLARYLAEHHREASERLALPAPRSPERMAPEGAPRAHRGGVANDAGEVANEAGEASNHAIAIIGISGRFPLAEDLDELWKNLEAGRDCITEVPAERWDWRASFDLEKGTPGKTYTKWGGFLRDVDTFDAAFFRVSPREAERMDPQERLFLEEVWHALEDAALSPRRIGGKQVGVYVGVMYSQYQLIEAEEALKGNPLFLGNSYASIANRVSYFFDFHGPSLAVDTMCSSSLTAIHLACEALARGDIEVAVAGGVNVTIHPAKLLDLGAGRFASSDGRCRSFGAGGDGYVPGEGVGAVILKPLARALADGDRIHGVLRGSVLNHGGKTNGYTVPNPHAQANVVRAALARAGVNPNHVTYVEAHGTGTSLGDPIEITGLVNAFGPRDDGPPCAVGSIKSNVGHLESAAGIASLAKVLLQMKHGKLAASIHSERLNPNIDFDDTRFRLQRELGEWGRPIAGGREIPRIAGISSFGAGGSNAHLVVEEWREEAGEVAAEVAAGDRDELLALSARTEEQLRVLARRLADHLEEHRELDLARVAETLRGRDALEQRSVLTSRDLTDAIRKLRAVARGETTPDELPPAARAWRDGEDVDLSRLAGPRPPRPRPVSLPGYPFARERHWPETSAATGARLHPLVHRNTSTLGKPRFTTRLEGREALLRDHRVSGRAILPGAAMIEMARAAAELFEAGPIVAIEQVVFEAPVVVAAGDAQEIDVTLAADGDGGAVSFTITSGAGENATIHARGTLRTGRGDEAPEAAEALDVASLRAACPQRLEAEVCYRTFAALGLVYGESFRGLDHVLVGDREALATVHRIAPARPGEVLAPALLDACMQCTVAFATEMPAGSVEVPIAFERLEIAGRLPDVCTVHARQTDAPRRAGASRSYDLTIADSSGGVVGRILGLSVAPMRTGAGAVHEMVVLRPTWVSAAISAGEPIPSGSHVMVIDRDDRLANAMRQRSSATITRVSPAGATAALRRAIPDSIVHAIALHNDANDVGDAGHANDAAAMTEAGFHTMLELAKSLLEARAAAPPGERRDVRIVFAYPLHRGAPEPLYAAMGGLAKTLPKESPALVTSTLALEASDVELRARAILAEIGAGAAGDEVRVGPRGREVRHLSEVADVSPSPKASLLEAGGVYVVTGGMGGVGRAVAEQLARRFGARLVLSGRSRLDADRQRFLDGLAALGGEAIYVAADVSDAHGARRIVDEAMGRFGRIDGVLHLAGTLRDRLVSRKTREDAAAVLDPKVAGARHLDLATRQLPLRFFALFSSATALMGNAGQADYAFANAFLDAFAAERERRRAAGQRVGRTVSIDWPLWEDGGMNVDASAHAYLRDVLGWVPLPAAAGVRALESALASDDVQRGVFVGDRAKILAWFGAGPAKKEVLPSTAAPSGGLVKHVARLLAKELQLPAARLDVEAPFESLGLESVMVMNLTRALQEDFGELPTTLFFESKTVVEVSRHLAARYPAAAKRFDIDPSASRNAEPRPVASSRSHRDPAGRERPKASGTKDGDAIAIVGVSGRYPMAETLDELWDNLERGRDCITEIPRDRWDHGPFFDPERKAGSSYTKWGGFLASALSFDPLFFGISPREAQLISPQERLFLETAHHTIEDAGYTRASLRDQKVGVFVGAMYAQYQLYGASAAMQRQGFVPADVQASIANRVSYFFDFKGPSLAVDTMCSSSLTAIHLACAAIRNGDCTIALAGGVNTTVHPNKYLQLSQGKFASTDGRCRSFGEGGDGYVPGEGVGAILLKRLDQALEDGDHIYAIVRGTALNHGGRTNGYTVPAPGAQAEVIADAFTRAGVSGRDIGYVEAHGTGTALGDPVEIAGLARAFGDEPLAKQSVPIGSIKSNIGHLESAAGIAALTKVLLQMKHGVLAPSLHADAQNPHLGLGDSPFRVQTRREPWPRKEGKPRIAVISSFGAGGSNAHMVVEEHIGAPRNEAASRELVVLSAKTEGQLKQYARALRDHLARRSLPQLAAPPGELQRRGADRIIAEVTEAAAEMLGVPPANIELDEPLESLGFDPMGLSALIERLTRHHGIASRSPEVTDRKTVRALATWIADSLPSGTYEAPPACPIVLGDLAHVLQVGREAMIERVAFVVGDVADLCNKLSQFAEDSPDIQGVHRGRAGSESEAIRALLEGPEGTAYLEAILRVENFDKLARLWVSGVDFAWASLPAGRTRRRMSLPTYPFLRHRYWVPDTGRDASTVDTVEPRVADTGEAMQIDPAASLAEGGLHFRRTLSPEDPALRDHVVAGHRVLPAAMHLELARGCAAIVLGADAQVRLRNVVWQRPLFVDEPLDVRVVLKAAGPEAFTFEIATGAADGARVVHCRGQAAALPKTSTAVPRVHVEELRGRLRTVTTGDAHYAALTAAGLTYGPAYRTVMEVRAGDGEAVAALAACDGEAPRARSPGLLDGAFQSVASIAPAPGGSTGSRARLPFSAAEVDVLSPPGPACIAHLADDGQGEYTITLASAEGAPHVVVRGLAFRPLAEPPVSGVVAAHRALDAFGSRLLVRAMQQMGALRRAGEASSVRELGARIGIAKVHERLWPTLFAILERDRCVRLEGDRVIATSLVDDIAEADLDLEKGALVERHPEIAAHVELLSACVRAYPNVLRGEQTATEVVFPRGSMERVERIYRGDPVSDHQNARVADSVRAYVAARAQGSGSRRLRILEIGAGTGGTSEGVLAALAPFAERVTYVYTDVSLGFLTHGRKVFGSKHSFVEFDKLDIERPIEPQGFEPRSFDLVLASNVLHATRRITETSRHVRELLRDGGRLVLNETTAFSPFATLVFGLLEGWWRYEDDHRIASSPLLSEEAWRHVLAAAGFESVTRPGKQELPGQAVLVADCEPHVAEELRSLREPARTATLDGVRVATLDGVRTATLDGVRTATLDGVRAAILEAMSGVLQIDASEFDLDGLHSDFGVDSVLAVDIVERINTTLGIEIKPTDFFNYSTIRKLTEYAATLTPSKSDTPSKSDAPSKHDATSKSEAPLKHDAASKSDTPSKHDTPSKHDTTSKIVVPPTHPIPDHEPEQALDELLHRLARGEISAIEANDLIVTNGAMVFAESR; via the coding sequence GTGAGTGATCCGAATCGCAAAGACATCCTCCGACGCATCCGCGCCGGAGAGCTCTCGGCCGAGGAAGGCTTTGCGCTCCTCGGGGCCCCTGGCGAGGGTGGGACCGCGACGGCGAGCCTCGCCCTGGCGGTACAAGCTTGGCTTTGCGGGATCGTCGCCGCCGAGGCGCGGGTCCCCATCGACCGGGTCAGCCCCGCCCAGCCGCTGGAGAAATACGGCATCGACTCGGTGATGGTCGTAAACCTGAATCGTGTGTTGGAGGAACACTACGGTCGGGTTTCGAAGACGCTCCTCTTCGAGCACGCGACGATCGCGACGCTCGCCCGATACCTCGCCGAGCATCATCGCGAAGCATCCGAGCGCCTTGCCTTGCCCGCCCCTCGCTCGCCCGAGCGCATGGCGCCCGAAGGAGCGCCTCGCGCGCACCGGGGCGGGGTCGCGAACGATGCAGGCGAGGTCGCAAACGAGGCAGGCGAGGCGTCGAACCATGCGATCGCCATCATCGGAATCAGCGGCCGCTTTCCGCTGGCCGAGGATCTGGACGAGCTATGGAAGAACCTCGAAGCGGGCAGGGATTGCATCACCGAAGTCCCGGCCGAGCGCTGGGATTGGCGGGCGAGCTTCGACCTCGAGAAAGGAACGCCGGGTAAGACGTATACGAAGTGGGGCGGTTTCCTCCGCGACGTCGACACGTTCGACGCAGCGTTCTTCCGGGTGTCACCGCGCGAAGCCGAACGCATGGACCCGCAGGAGCGCCTCTTCCTCGAAGAGGTTTGGCACGCGCTCGAAGATGCGGCGCTCTCCCCGCGGCGAATCGGGGGCAAGCAAGTCGGCGTGTACGTGGGCGTCATGTACTCGCAATATCAATTGATCGAGGCCGAGGAGGCGCTCAAAGGCAATCCCCTCTTTCTCGGAAACTCGTACGCGTCGATCGCGAACCGGGTCTCGTACTTCTTCGACTTCCACGGACCGAGCCTCGCCGTCGACACCATGTGCTCTTCGTCGCTGACGGCGATCCATCTCGCGTGCGAGGCGCTCGCGCGCGGCGACATCGAGGTCGCGGTGGCGGGCGGGGTCAATGTCACGATCCACCCGGCCAAGCTGCTCGATCTGGGGGCGGGGCGCTTCGCGTCGAGCGATGGGCGCTGCCGCAGCTTCGGCGCAGGTGGCGACGGATACGTCCCCGGCGAAGGCGTCGGCGCCGTGATCCTGAAGCCCTTGGCGCGCGCGCTCGCGGACGGGGATCGCATCCACGGCGTGCTGCGCGGCAGCGTGCTCAATCACGGCGGAAAGACCAATGGATACACCGTTCCAAACCCGCACGCCCAGGCGAACGTGGTGCGCGCGGCCCTCGCGCGCGCCGGCGTGAACCCAAACCACGTCACCTATGTCGAAGCGCATGGCACCGGCACGTCCCTCGGAGATCCCATCGAGATCACGGGCCTCGTCAACGCGTTCGGACCTCGCGACGACGGCCCTCCCTGCGCGGTTGGATCCATCAAGTCCAACGTGGGGCACCTGGAGTCGGCCGCGGGTATCGCCAGCCTCGCCAAGGTCTTGCTCCAGATGAAGCATGGCAAGCTCGCGGCGTCGATCCACTCCGAGCGTCTGAACCCCAACATCGACTTCGACGACACCCGGTTTCGGCTCCAACGCGAGCTCGGGGAGTGGGGTCGCCCGATCGCGGGCGGACGCGAAATCCCGCGCATCGCGGGGATCAGCTCCTTTGGCGCGGGCGGCTCGAACGCGCACCTCGTGGTCGAGGAGTGGCGCGAGGAGGCCGGCGAGGTAGCCGCGGAGGTGGCGGCCGGCGACCGAGACGAGCTCCTGGCGCTCTCCGCGCGAACCGAAGAGCAGCTCCGGGTTCTCGCGCGGCGGCTCGCCGACCACCTCGAGGAGCATCGCGAGCTCGACCTCGCCCGGGTCGCGGAGACGCTCCGCGGGCGCGATGCCCTCGAGCAGCGCAGCGTATTGACCTCGCGCGACCTGACGGACGCCATACGAAAGCTCCGAGCCGTGGCGCGCGGCGAGACGACGCCCGATGAGCTACCGCCCGCCGCGCGCGCGTGGCGGGATGGAGAGGATGTCGACCTCTCGCGTCTGGCGGGGCCCCGCCCCCCGCGTCCGCGCCCGGTGTCGCTCCCCGGCTACCCGTTCGCGCGCGAACGCCACTGGCCCGAGACCTCTGCGGCCACGGGCGCCCGGCTTCATCCTCTCGTTCATCGCAACACCTCGACCTTGGGGAAGCCGCGGTTCACGACGCGCCTCGAGGGTCGTGAAGCTCTCCTCCGCGACCATCGGGTGAGCGGGCGCGCGATCCTCCCCGGCGCCGCGATGATCGAAATGGCGCGGGCGGCCGCCGAGCTCTTCGAGGCCGGGCCCATCGTGGCGATCGAGCAGGTCGTCTTCGAAGCGCCCGTCGTGGTGGCCGCGGGCGACGCGCAGGAGATCGACGTCACCTTGGCGGCGGATGGAGACGGCGGCGCGGTATCGTTCACCATCACGTCCGGCGCGGGCGAGAACGCCACGATTCATGCTCGCGGAACGCTCCGCACGGGTCGCGGCGACGAAGCGCCCGAGGCGGCCGAGGCGCTAGATGTCGCGAGCCTTCGCGCGGCGTGCCCCCAGCGACTGGAGGCGGAGGTTTGCTATCGGACCTTCGCGGCGCTCGGCCTCGTGTACGGGGAGTCCTTTCGCGGCCTCGATCACGTGCTCGTAGGAGACCGTGAAGCGCTCGCCACCGTCCATCGCATCGCGCCGGCGCGCCCTGGCGAGGTCCTCGCCCCGGCCTTGCTCGATGCGTGCATGCAGTGCACGGTTGCCTTCGCAACGGAAATGCCGGCGGGCTCCGTGGAGGTACCGATCGCGTTCGAGCGGCTGGAGATCGCCGGGCGGCTCCCCGACGTTTGCACGGTCCACGCGCGGCAGACGGACGCGCCGCGTCGCGCAGGAGCGTCGCGCAGCTACGATCTGACGATCGCCGATTCGAGCGGGGGGGTCGTCGGCCGCATCCTCGGTCTCTCCGTCGCACCGATGCGAACGGGTGCGGGTGCGGTTCACGAGATGGTCGTCCTTCGACCCACGTGGGTGAGCGCCGCGATCTCCGCAGGAGAGCCCATACCGTCCGGTTCTCACGTGATGGTGATCGACCGCGACGATCGTCTGGCGAACGCCATGCGGCAGAGGAGCAGCGCGACGATCACGCGCGTCTCCCCCGCGGGAGCGACGGCCGCCCTACGCCGCGCCATCCCCGATTCCATCGTCCATGCGATCGCTCTGCACAACGACGCGAATGACGTAGGCGACGCAGGCCACGCAAACGATGCGGCAGCCATGACCGAGGCCGGGTTCCATACGATGCTCGAACTCGCCAAGTCGCTCCTCGAGGCGCGCGCCGCCGCGCCGCCCGGCGAACGAAGAGACGTCCGCATCGTCTTCGCGTATCCGCTCCACCGCGGTGCTCCCGAGCCGCTCTATGCCGCGATGGGAGGCCTGGCCAAGACCCTGCCGAAGGAGAGCCCGGCGCTCGTGACCTCGACCTTGGCGCTCGAGGCGTCCGACGTGGAACTGCGCGCAAGGGCGATCCTCGCGGAGATCGGCGCCGGTGCGGCGGGCGATGAGGTCCGCGTGGGTCCTCGAGGTCGCGAGGTTCGGCACCTCTCGGAGGTGGCCGACGTTTCGCCGTCGCCCAAGGCGAGCCTCCTCGAGGCCGGAGGGGTGTACGTCGTGACGGGCGGCATGGGTGGTGTCGGCAGGGCGGTCGCCGAACAGCTCGCGCGCCGCTTTGGCGCCCGCCTGGTGCTCTCGGGCCGCTCCCGGCTGGACGCGGACCGCCAGCGCTTCCTCGACGGACTCGCGGCGCTCGGAGGCGAGGCGATCTATGTCGCGGCCGACGTCTCCGATGCGCACGGGGCGCGACGGATCGTCGACGAAGCGATGGGGCGCTTCGGTCGCATCGATGGCGTGCTTCACCTCGCGGGGACCTTGCGCGACCGTTTGGTGTCGCGCAAGACGCGCGAGGACGCCGCCGCCGTGCTCGATCCGAAGGTGGCCGGCGCCCGCCATCTCGACCTGGCGACGCGGCAGCTACCGCTGCGCTTCTTCGCCCTGTTCTCATCGGCGACGGCCCTCATGGGCAACGCGGGGCAGGCCGACTACGCGTTTGCCAATGCTTTCCTCGACGCGTTTGCGGCCGAACGCGAGCGGCGGAGGGCCGCGGGGCAGCGCGTCGGGCGCACGGTTTCCATCGATTGGCCGCTCTGGGAAGACGGCGGTATGAACGTCGACGCCTCCGCGCACGCGTACCTTCGCGACGTGCTCGGCTGGGTCCCGCTCCCCGCCGCCGCGGGGGTCCGAGCGTTGGAGTCGGCGCTCGCGAGTGACGACGTGCAGCGCGGCGTGTTCGTGGGGGACCGGGCGAAAATCCTCGCATGGTTCGGCGCGGGCCCCGCGAAAAAAGAGGTTCTCCCCTCCACCGCGGCCCCCAGCGGAGGGCTGGTGAAGCATGTGGCCCGGCTCCTCGCAAAGGAGCTCCAGTTGCCCGCCGCGCGGCTCGATGTGGAGGCTCCGTTCGAGAGCCTCGGGCTCGAGTCGGTCATGGTGATGAACCTGACCCGCGCCCTCCAGGAGGACTTCGGCGAGCTCCCGACGACCTTGTTCTTCGAGTCCAAAACGGTCGTCGAGGTGTCACGCCACCTTGCCGCGAGGTACCCCGCGGCCGCGAAGCGCTTCGACATCGATCCGAGCGCGTCACGAAACGCCGAACCGAGGCCCGTCGCATCGAGCCGCAGCCATCGGGACCCCGCGGGCCGCGAGCGCCCGAAGGCCTCCGGGACGAAGGACGGCGACGCGATCGCCATCGTCGGCGTGAGCGGTCGCTACCCCATGGCCGAAACACTCGATGAGCTTTGGGACAACCTCGAGAGGGGCCGCGACTGCATCACCGAGATACCGCGCGATCGATGGGACCACGGCCCCTTCTTCGATCCCGAGCGCAAGGCCGGCAGCAGCTACACGAAGTGGGGTGGCTTTTTGGCGTCCGCCCTGTCGTTCGATCCTCTGTTCTTCGGCATCTCACCGCGCGAAGCCCAGCTCATCTCACCGCAGGAGCGGTTGTTCCTCGAGACGGCGCACCACACGATCGAAGACGCCGGATACACGCGAGCCTCGCTGCGCGATCAGAAGGTCGGGGTCTTCGTCGGGGCCATGTACGCGCAGTATCAGTTGTATGGCGCGTCGGCCGCGATGCAGCGGCAAGGCTTCGTCCCCGCCGATGTCCAGGCTTCCATCGCCAACCGCGTCTCGTACTTCTTCGATTTCAAAGGGCCGAGCCTCGCGGTCGACACCATGTGCTCGTCGTCGTTGACGGCCATCCACCTCGCGTGCGCGGCCATCCGCAACGGAGACTGCACCATCGCGCTGGCCGGCGGCGTCAACACCACGGTCCATCCCAACAAATACCTGCAGCTCAGTCAGGGCAAGTTTGCGTCGACCGACGGGCGGTGCCGCAGCTTCGGAGAGGGCGGCGATGGATACGTGCCCGGCGAGGGCGTCGGTGCGATCCTGCTCAAGCGGCTCGATCAGGCCCTCGAGGACGGCGATCACATTTACGCCATCGTGCGAGGCACGGCGCTGAATCACGGCGGACGGACGAACGGCTACACCGTCCCCGCCCCCGGGGCCCAAGCCGAGGTCATCGCCGACGCGTTCACGCGGGCCGGCGTGAGCGGCCGCGATATCGGCTATGTGGAGGCACACGGAACGGGCACGGCCCTCGGAGACCCGGTCGAGATCGCCGGCCTCGCGCGCGCCTTCGGGGACGAGCCTCTCGCGAAGCAATCGGTGCCGATCGGCTCGATCAAGTCGAACATCGGCCACCTGGAGTCGGCGGCTGGGATCGCGGCGCTGACGAAGGTCCTGCTTCAGATGAAGCACGGCGTGCTCGCACCATCGCTGCACGCGGACGCCCAAAACCCACACCTCGGGCTCGGAGACTCGCCCTTCCGCGTCCAAACGCGACGCGAGCCGTGGCCGCGCAAGGAGGGCAAGCCGCGCATCGCGGTCATCAGCTCGTTCGGCGCCGGAGGTTCGAACGCCCATATGGTCGTCGAAGAGCACATCGGCGCCCCGCGCAACGAAGCGGCGAGCCGCGAGCTCGTCGTCCTTTCGGCCAAGACCGAAGGACAGTTGAAGCAATACGCGCGGGCTCTCCGCGATCATCTCGCCCGCCGGTCTTTGCCCCAGCTGGCCGCGCCCCCGGGCGAGCTCCAACGTCGGGGTGCCGATCGAATCATCGCCGAGGTCACGGAGGCCGCGGCCGAGATGCTGGGCGTGCCGCCGGCGAACATCGAGCTCGACGAACCGCTGGAGTCGCTCGGCTTCGATCCCATGGGGCTCTCTGCGCTGATCGAGCGCCTCACCCGGCATCACGGCATCGCGAGCCGCTCGCCCGAGGTCACCGACCGCAAGACGGTGCGCGCGTTGGCCACGTGGATCGCGGACAGCCTGCCCTCGGGAACGTACGAAGCGCCCCCTGCGTGCCCGATCGTTTTGGGGGATCTCGCGCATGTGCTCCAAGTCGGACGTGAGGCGATGATCGAGCGCGTCGCGTTCGTGGTCGGCGATGTCGCGGACCTCTGCAACAAGCTAAGCCAGTTCGCGGAAGATTCACCCGACATCCAGGGTGTCCATCGCGGCCGAGCCGGCAGCGAGAGCGAGGCGATCCGCGCCCTCCTCGAGGGACCGGAGGGCACCGCTTACCTCGAGGCGATCCTGCGGGTCGAGAACTTCGACAAGCTGGCGCGTCTCTGGGTATCCGGGGTGGACTTTGCGTGGGCTTCGCTGCCGGCCGGGCGAACGCGGCGGCGCATGTCCTTGCCCACCTATCCGTTCCTCCGTCATCGGTACTGGGTTCCCGACACGGGCCGCGACGCGTCCACGGTCGACACGGTCGAACCGCGGGTGGCCGACACGGGCGAAGCGATGCAGATCGATCCGGCCGCGAGCCTCGCCGAGGGTGGGCTCCACTTTCGACGGACGCTCTCGCCGGAGGATCCCGCGCTGCGGGACCATGTCGTCGCGGGCCATCGGGTCCTTCCGGCGGCGATGCACCTCGAGCTCGCGCGCGGCTGCGCGGCCATCGTGCTCGGCGCCGATGCCCAGGTGCGCCTCCGAAACGTCGTGTGGCAGAGGCCACTGTTCGTGGACGAGCCGCTGGACGTGCGCGTCGTCCTGAAGGCGGCGGGGCCGGAGGCGTTCACCTTCGAGATCGCGACGGGCGCAGCCGACGGCGCACGCGTGGTGCACTGCCGTGGCCAGGCGGCAGCGCTGCCAAAGACTTCGACCGCGGTGCCCCGAGTGCATGTCGAGGAGCTGCGCGGGCGCCTTCGAACCGTGACCACGGGCGACGCGCACTACGCGGCGCTCACCGCCGCCGGCCTCACCTACGGACCGGCATACCGCACGGTCATGGAGGTACGGGCCGGGGACGGCGAGGCGGTCGCCGCATTGGCCGCATGCGACGGGGAGGCGCCCCGCGCACGATCCCCGGGGCTCCTCGACGGGGCGTTCCAGAGCGTGGCTTCGATCGCGCCGGCCCCTGGCGGCTCGACGGGATCGCGCGCGCGGCTGCCGTTCTCCGCCGCCGAGGTCGACGTTCTCTCGCCCCCCGGCCCCGCGTGCATCGCGCACCTCGCAGACGATGGCCAGGGCGAATATACGATCACCCTCGCGAGCGCGGAGGGAGCCCCCCACGTGGTCGTGCGCGGCCTCGCATTTCGGCCGCTCGCGGAGCCGCCGGTCTCCGGTGTCGTGGCCGCCCATCGTGCGCTCGATGCGTTCGGATCGCGCCTCCTCGTCCGCGCGATGCAGCAGATGGGGGCCCTGAGGAGAGCCGGCGAGGCATCCTCCGTTCGAGAGCTCGGGGCGCGGATCGGCATCGCGAAAGTACACGAGAGGCTCTGGCCGACGCTCTTCGCGATCCTCGAGCGCGATCGTTGCGTGCGCCTCGAGGGCGACCGTGTGATCGCGACCAGCCTCGTGGACGATATCGCGGAGGCCGATCTCGACCTCGAGAAGGGCGCCTTGGTCGAACGGCACCCCGAGATCGCCGCCCATGTCGAGCTCCTGTCCGCGTGCGTGCGCGCCTACCCGAACGTGCTCCGCGGTGAGCAGACGGCGACGGAGGTCGTGTTCCCGAGAGGGTCGATGGAGCGCGTCGAGCGGATCTACCGTGGAGACCCGGTCAGCGACCATCAAAACGCGCGGGTCGCCGACAGCGTGCGCGCCTACGTCGCCGCACGCGCCCAGGGTTCGGGCTCACGACGCCTACGCATCCTGGAGATCGGCGCGGGCACCGGCGGCACATCGGAGGGCGTCCTCGCGGCCTTGGCGCCCTTTGCCGAGCGCGTGACCTACGTGTACACGGACGTGTCGCTCGGCTTTCTCACGCATGGCCGCAAGGTCTTCGGTTCGAAGCATTCGTTCGTCGAGTTCGATAAGCTCGATATCGAGCGGCCCATCGAACCGCAGGGCTTCGAGCCGCGCTCGTTCGACTTGGTGCTCGCCTCGAACGTTCTGCATGCCACGCGCCGTATCACGGAGACCTCGCGGCACGTGCGTGAGCTGCTCCGCGATGGCGGCCGGCTCGTGCTCAACGAGACCACGGCGTTCAGCCCATTTGCCACGCTCGTCTTCGGCCTCCTCGAAGGTTGGTGGCGCTACGAAGACGATCACCGGATCGCGAGCTCCCCTCTCCTATCGGAGGAGGCCTGGCGTCACGTCCTCGCCGCCGCCGGCTTCGAAAGCGTGACCCGACCTGGCAAGCAAGAGCTCCCTGGTCAGGCCGTGCTCGTTGCCGATTGCGAACCCCACGTGGCCGAGGAGCTTCGCTCCCTCCGCGAGCCCGCGCGCACGGCGACGCTCGACGGCGTCCGCGTGGCGACGCTCGACGGCGTCCGCACGGCGACGCTCGACGGCGTCCGCACGGCGACGCTCGACGGCGTCCGCGCGGCGATCCTCGAGGCGATGTCCGGTGTGCTCCAGATCGACGCTTCCGAGTTCGACCTGGACGGGCTTCACTCCGATTTCGGGGTGGATTCGGTCCTCGCGGTCGACATCGTCGAGCGCATCAACACCACATTGGGGATCGAGATCAAACCGACCGACTTTTTCAACTACTCCACGATCCGGAAGCTCACGGAGTACGCCGCGACGCTCACCCCGTCGAAGAGCGACACCCCGTCGAAGAGCGACGCCCCGTCAAAGCACGACGCCACATCGAAGAGCGAGGCCCCGTTAAAGCACGACGCCGCGTCGAAGAGCGACACCCCGTCAAAGCACGACACCCCGTCAAAGCACGACACCACGTCGAAAATCGTCGTTCCCCCGACGCACCCCATTCCCGACCATGAGCCGGAGCAAGCACTCGACGAGCTGCTCCATCGCCTCGCGCGCGGCGAGATCAGCGCCATCGAAGCCAACGACCTCATCGTCACCAATGGCGCCATGGTCTTCGCGGAGTCGCGATGA
- a CDS encoding ester cyclase, whose product MKHDVLAEVMNDYNQLWKTDLSGVSRLESVIHPSFERHGTSGSLRGIPAFRRYLLHFLKAFPDLRFQIHDFISHEDKVILRYRFTGTHRDDFMGVPPTGNAIDVAALTIYRIQDRRLRELWDYTDMLSLAEQLDVLAVSMSLQRDECG is encoded by the coding sequence ATGAAGCACGACGTGCTCGCCGAGGTGATGAACGACTACAACCAACTTTGGAAGACGGACCTCTCCGGAGTATCCCGGCTCGAATCGGTGATTCATCCGAGCTTCGAGCGCCACGGAACGTCTGGCAGCCTGCGAGGCATCCCCGCCTTCCGCCGATACCTGCTCCACTTCTTGAAGGCATTCCCCGACCTCCGCTTCCAAATTCACGACTTCATTTCGCATGAGGACAAGGTCATTCTTCGATATCGGTTCACGGGAACGCACCGCGACGACTTCATGGGCGTCCCCCCGACCGGGAATGCCATCGACGTCGCGGCCCTGACCATTTACCGAATCCAGGACCGACGGCTGCGCGAGCTCTGGGACTACACCGACATGCTGAGCCTCGCCGAGCAGCTCGACGTACTTGCGGTGTCGATGTCCTTGCAGAGGGACGAGTGCGGGTGA